The uncultured Dysgonomonas sp. genome contains the following window.
CCATTATTCAATAGTCATGCTGCTGACTTTGCCATTCTTTGCTCTGTCGACTTACTTCCTGTTTTACAAAAGCAGATATAATTATATAGAGCACCTTGTAGTATTCTCTTATATTAATGGCGCAAAAACTATCATTTTACTGTTGTTCTATCCTTTGATATATATTACAAAGTCGACAGAGGTTTATCATATTGTACATATAATAGCTACTGTATATGTTATATGGGGAGTGAGTCAGTTCTTCAAGACTTCTTCATGGCTTAAGGCTACTGGGAAAGTTGTGCTAGCAATGATTTTGGCTTTTTTGCTGATTACCGTAATATTTACAATTGCCTTTGAAGTCCTTGAATATTATGATATCCGTTTGTAGAGTAAGAACGGAATAAAGAAGCCGCGGAAATAATTTCCGCGGCTTCTTATAAATGTGAGCGTTTAGTCTTTTTTACAGCGCACCGACATAAAATAATTACGCATGCTTGGCCAGCGCTCAACCATTTGGTCACGTTTGTTCGTTATAGCATTCGTATCTACTATAATATTCCGTCCATATGCTGTAGCATCTGATGTTGATGATCCTGCACTGCTTGTCCAAAAAAGAGCCCGAAAGCCGTATGTGATGGCTACCTGGCCGCCTAACAGAAGGGCGTCAAAACCTCCTTTTTCAGGGGGGAGACTTTTTCCCACGAATCCACTTTCTATTAACTGGCATTGCGAGATCATAGCATGTCCATGGCCTACACCCGGGGTTGTGGATCCACGCAGAGTGTTTCCGCCAATGGTTGAAGGGGGTGAATTATTAACCAGTACATTATTTCTATTGATAGCCCATTCGTCGGTCCATCCACTTATCCATCCGTTCGATGTGCCACTAATAGCTGCAGTGTACTGTGCCCCGAACGGAATGCCATAATCTGAATCCAGATAAGTACTGTATTTTGTAGGGCTGTTATACATCTCTTTTTCCAGCATATTCCAGTCACGGTCGCTAGGTACATGCCAGCCTTTAGGGCAAACACCCTGAATCTTTCCATCTTTTTTCCCCGAGGCCGATTCGTATTTCACTTCCACTTCGTTGTTTCCTATGGCCACATTGACTTGTCCTTGTTGAACTTTAATTCCATCTTGCTCTCCCATAAGTGCAGCCGACCAGGTATAAAAGATTCCTTTGCGCTTGTACCAGCTAAGCGGAATAGTTGCAGGATTGGAAGTATCACCCTCGGGATAAAAATAATGTCTGCCTGTAAGAGGTGTGCTACTCACATAGCCTTTTGCCGTAAACGAATCGTCTATATAGCGCATATTCTCAAGCAGCCAGTCGCCCGCATCACCAAAATTACCGGCCTGGTATACATCTCCGTCCCGGTCGTCATATACTTCATAAACACCATAGCTGTTGCTTCCGGAACCGGTTTTTGTTTCTTGTATCAGGTAGTCCCATTTTTCACCATTCCATACATATGGGCCGTCTTTGATATTGATGGGTGAACAGTGTTTTAGTTCACCTCCTAAGTGATAAACAATCAGACCGGTATGAGTCTGTGGATCCCATGTTCCTGAGGCTCTCTCAATAGTACTGGCCAGACTGGTTTCGTTATCCGGTAAGGTAAGTGATGTCAACGTTACCCGGGGAAGCCCCAAGCC
Protein-coding sequences here:
- a CDS encoding FISUMP domain-containing protein, with the protein product MKKILTYGFMYLCMTAPSFVSAQVTIGSDKDPNLGALLDLKEDESTNIKTASRGLGLPRVTLTSLTLPDNETSLASTIERASGTWDPQTHTGLIVYHLGGELKHCSPINIKDGPYVWNGEKWDYLIQETKTGSGSNSYGVYEVYDDRDGDVYQAGNFGDAGDWLLENMRYIDDSFTAKGYVSSTPLTGRHYFYPEGDTSNPATIPLSWYKRKGIFYTWSAALMGEQDGIKVQQGQVNVAIGNNEVEVKYESASGKKDGKIQGVCPKGWHVPSDRDWNMLEKEMYNSPTKYSTYLDSDYGIPFGAQYTAAISGTSNGWISGWTDEWAINRNNVLVNNSPPSTIGGNTLRGSTTPGVGHGHAMISQCQLIESGFVGKSLPPEKGGFDALLLGGQVAITYGFRALFWTSSAGSSTSDATAYGRNIIVDTNAITNKRDQMVERWPSMRNYFMSVRCKKD